A single genomic interval of Pan paniscus chromosome 18, NHGRI_mPanPan1-v2.0_pri, whole genome shotgun sequence harbors:
- the LOC134729281 gene encoding serine/threonine-protein kinase SMG1-like codes for MRCVTAANQVFFSEAVLTAANECVGVLLGSLDPSMTIHCDMVITYGLDQLENCQTCGTDYIISVLNLLMLIVEQINMKLPSSFVEKLFIPSSKLLFLRYHKEKGVVAVAHAVYQAMLSLKNIPVLETAYKLILGEMTCALNNLLHSLQLPEACSEIKHEAFKNHVFNVDNAKFVVKFDLSALTTIGNAKNSSL; via the exons ATGAGATGTGTGACGGCTGCAAACCAGGTGTTTTTTTCTGAGGCTGTGTTGACAGCTGCTAATGAGTGTGTTGGTGTTTTGCTCGGCAGCTTGGATCCTAGCATGACTATACATTGTGACATGGTCATTACATATGGATTAGACCAACTGGAGAATTGCCAGACTTGTGGTACCGATTATATCATCTCAGTCTTGAATTTACTCATGCTG attgTTGAACAGATAAATATGAAACTGCCATCATCATTTGTAGAAAAACTGTTTATACCATCATCTAAACTACTATTCTTGCGTTATCATAAAGAAAAAGGG gttgTTGCTGTAGCCCATGCTGTTTATCAAGCGATGCTCAGCTTGAAGAATATTCCTGTTTTGGAGACTGCCTATAAGTTAATATTGGGAGAAATGACTTGTGCCCTAAACAACCTCCTGCACAGTCTGCAACTTCCTGAGGCCTGTTCTGAAATAAAACATGAGGCTTTTAAGAATCATGTGTTCAATGTAGACAATGCAAAATTTGTAGTTAAATTTGACCTCAGTGCCCTGACTACAATTGGAAATGCCAAAAACTCGAGTCTTTAA